From the Bos taurus isolate L1 Dominette 01449 registration number 42190680 breed Hereford chromosome 20, ARS-UCD2.0, whole genome shotgun sequence genome, one window contains:
- the SPZ1 gene encoding spermatogenic leucine zipper protein 1 isoform X1 has product MEVPTLSKTRKPPDLNEESLDLGIMIALFEIGSIPPVSCSSLPSLKSSDHEATEQRIAKKFESLLKEIKDIVKHVTSYEQKVTETKEPFKETNMFEVSELREKIIELDEINKELVKKLLASLDLGKKENAKKQEMRLDNQNSEDTVQDCSGDLVNCSKGQKALPETQLSKEKAKHGFPHIQEENIRLRNNMERLLQEAEHWSVEHTELSKLIKSYQKSQNDIKTLKNNGTHSPTQTNNESAKQELEEQVKRLKEDTYSLHLIATLLENECQILEQRVELLDELHHQKEEPLQGEPMQINHEQSDKEQKLPEAEKVKIHEKNMPEVEGTFHKRDQFFTSLDICHNKKAHNNQFNTRIAKRALVVKRPASSLS; this is encoded by the coding sequence ATGGAAGTGCCCACCCTCTCCAAAACACGTAAGCCTCCTGATCTCAATGAAGAGTCTTTGGACCTTGGGATTATGATTGCCTTATTTGAAATTGGATCAATTCCCCCGGTTTCTTGCAGTTCTCTTCCTTCACTAAAAAGTAGTGACCACGAAGCAACTGAACAGCGAATTGCAAAGAAGTTTGAAAGCctcttaaaagaaattaaagatattGTTAAACATGTGACAAGTTATGAACAGAAGgtcacagaaacaaaagaaccTTTTAAGGAAACCAATATGTTTGAGGTGTCAGAACTTAGAGAAAAAATCATAGAACTTgatgaaataaataaagaacTAGTGAAAAAACTGCTTGCTAGTTTGGACctagggaaaaaagagaatgcaaagaaacaggagatGAGGTTGGACAACCAGAACTCTGAGGACACAGTGCAAGACTGTTCAGGGGATTTGGTAAATTGTTCAAAAGGACAAAAAGCCCTTCCTGAAACTCAGCTAAGTAAGGAAAAAGCAAAGCACGGATTCCCTCACAttcaagaagaaaatatcagACTGAGGAACAACATGGAGCGGTTACTACAAGaagcagaacactggagtgtggaACATACTGAGCTCAGCAAACTAATAAAATCCTATCAGAAATCTCAGAATGACAtcaaaactcttaaaaataatgGCACCCATTCCCCAACTCAAACAAATAATGAGTCAGCTAAGCAAGAGCTGGAGGAACAAGTGAAGAGATTGAAAGAAGACACATATTCATTGCATTTGATTGCAACCTTGCTGGAGAATGAATGCCAAATCTTAGAGCAGAGAGTAGAACTGCTTGATGAACTCCATCATCAGAAGGAAGAACCTCTACAAGGGGAGCCAATGCAAATAAATCATGAGCAGAGCGACAAGGAACAGAAGCTACCAGAGGCAGAGAAGGTCAAAATACATGAGAAAAACATGCCAGAAGTGGAAGGTACATTTCACAAAAGAGATCAGTTCTTTACAAGCCTGGATATTTGTCATAATAAGAAAGCTCATAATAACCAGTTCAATACTCGTATTGCAAAAAGAGCTCTTGTGGTAAAGAGGCCAGCTAGCAGCTTAAGTTAA